From one Gracilibacillus salinarum genomic stretch:
- a CDS encoding fructose-1,6-bisphosphatase, whose amino-acid sequence MNTKYLDLLAEKYDCEEKVVTEIVNLEAILNLPKGTEHFVSDLHGEYHAFQHVLRNGSGKVKEKITDIFKDRLTDQEIDDFATLVYYPEDKIKLMKNKFSSKDELHEWYQETICNMITLIPYASSKYTRSKLRKALPEQFVYVIEELLYKSDKYSNKKSYYEMILQQIITLGQSEKLITGLAYTIQRLIVDHLHVVGDIYDRGPDPDKIMDTLINYHSLDIQWGNHDVLWLGAFAGSKVCLANIIRICARYDNLDIIEDVYGINLRPLLTLAEKYYDDNVPFRPKEHKDKPLSDHETLQITKIHQAIAMIQFKLESPIIKRRDFFNMSERLVLEKVDYQNNEITLYGNTYSLQNTCFATIDPADPARLLEEEEEVMNKLLLSVQHSEKLARHMKFLMKKGNLYLRYNGNLLIHGCIPLNEAGEMEQMEIEGETYKGRALLDQFEHYLQYSFSHRDRTDDLATDMVWYLWTGEYSSLFGKRAMTTFERYFIDDKASHKEKKNPYYYLREDEAVCRKLLEEFELDPDQGHIINGHTPVKEIEGENPIKANSKMIVIDGGFSKAYQSTTGIAGYTLLYNSFGMQLVAHQHFNSKEQVINNGADVLSVRRVVDKEMERKKVRETNVGKELLEEIEMLKRLMEYRYMD is encoded by the coding sequence GTGAATACGAAATACTTAGATTTGCTTGCAGAAAAATATGATTGCGAAGAGAAAGTAGTTACGGAAATTGTTAATTTAGAAGCGATTTTAAATCTTCCGAAAGGCACGGAGCACTTTGTCAGTGACTTGCATGGTGAGTATCACGCCTTTCAGCATGTGCTCCGTAATGGATCCGGGAAGGTAAAAGAGAAAATTACTGATATTTTCAAAGATAGATTAACAGATCAGGAGATTGATGACTTTGCCACGCTGGTCTACTATCCCGAAGATAAAATTAAATTAATGAAAAATAAATTCTCCAGCAAAGACGAGCTGCACGAGTGGTATCAGGAAACGATTTGTAACATGATTACACTGATTCCATATGCCTCATCGAAATATACGCGTTCCAAGCTGCGCAAAGCTTTACCAGAGCAATTCGTCTATGTTATCGAAGAATTGCTGTACAAATCAGATAAGTATTCCAACAAGAAATCCTACTATGAAATGATACTGCAACAAATCATTACACTCGGTCAATCGGAGAAATTAATTACAGGTCTCGCCTATACCATCCAACGACTTATCGTCGATCACCTCCATGTCGTTGGTGATATCTATGATCGGGGACCAGACCCTGATAAAATCATGGATACCTTGATCAACTATCATTCCCTCGATATTCAGTGGGGGAATCATGATGTGCTCTGGCTAGGTGCCTTTGCAGGTTCTAAGGTGTGTCTGGCAAATATTATCCGAATCTGTGCACGCTATGATAACCTCGACATTATTGAAGATGTCTACGGCATTAACCTTCGTCCGCTGTTGACGCTGGCTGAGAAATATTACGATGACAATGTACCTTTTCGCCCGAAAGAGCACAAGGACAAACCGCTGTCAGATCATGAAACATTACAAATCACCAAGATCCATCAGGCGATTGCAATGATTCAGTTTAAACTGGAAAGTCCAATTATTAAGCGCCGGGACTTTTTCAATATGTCGGAACGCTTGGTGTTGGAAAAGGTAGATTATCAGAATAACGAAATAACGCTTTATGGTAATACCTATTCGCTTCAGAATACCTGCTTTGCCACGATTGATCCAGCTGACCCAGCCAGGTTACTCGAAGAAGAAGAAGAAGTGATGAATAAGCTGTTACTGTCGGTGCAGCACTCAGAAAAACTGGCACGACACATGAAATTCTTAATGAAAAAAGGGAATCTCTACTTGCGCTATAATGGCAACCTATTGATTCACGGCTGTATTCCACTCAACGAAGCTGGCGAGATGGAGCAGATGGAGATCGAGGGCGAAACCTATAAGGGAAGAGCACTGCTCGATCAGTTTGAACACTATTTACAATATTCTTTTTCTCATCGGGATCGGACTGATGATCTGGCAACCGATATGGTCTGGTATTTGTGGACAGGGGAGTATTCCTCGTTGTTTGGTAAACGGGCAATGACAACCTTTGAGCGCTATTTTATCGATGACAAAGCATCGCATAAAGAAAAGAAAAATCCGTATTATTATTTAAGAGAAGACGAGGCGGTCTGTCGTAAATTACTGGAGGAGTTTGAGCTTGATCCCGATCAGGGCCATATTATTAACGGCCATACGCCGGTAAAGGAAATTGAAGGGGAGAACCCGATCAAAGCTAATAGCAAAATGATCGTCATTGATGGTGGTTTCTCCAAAGCCTATCAATCTACTACCGGTATTGCGGGTTACACGCTGCTTTATAATTCTTTCGGTATGCAGCTCGTTGCCCATCAGCATTTTAACTCGAAAGAGCAGGTGATTAACAACGGCGCTGACGTTCTTTCTGTCAGACGGGTAGTGGATAAAGAAATGGAACGGAAAAAAGTAAGGGAAACGAACGTTGGGAAGGAATTGTTAGAAGAGATTGAGATGTTGAAGCGATTGATGGAATATCGATATATGGATTAA